In Hermetia illucens chromosome 1, iHerIll2.2.curated.20191125, whole genome shotgun sequence, one genomic interval encodes:
- the LOC119647171 gene encoding dolichyl-diphosphooligosaccharide--protein glycosyltransferase subunit 4 isoform X1, translating into MITDVQLAVFSNVLGVFLFLLVVAYHYINANMGSAVITRKRKNSNVRAPLSVKHK; encoded by the exons ATGATCACCGATGTACAACTTGCTGTGTTCTCTAACGTTTTGGGAGTTTTCCTGTTCCTGTTGGTGGTGGCGTATCACTACATCAATGCCAATATGGGCAG CGCGGTAATAacccgaaaaagaaaaaattctaATGTAAG GGCGCCGTTATCAGTCAagcataaataa
- the LOC119647171 gene encoding dolichyl-diphosphooligosaccharide--protein glycosyltransferase subunit 4 isoform X2, with product MITDVQLAVFSNVLGVFLFLLVVAYHYINANMGR from the coding sequence ATGATCACCGATGTACAACTTGCTGTGTTCTCTAACGTTTTGGGAGTTTTCCTGTTCCTGTTGGTGGTGGCGTATCACTACATCAATGCCAATATGGGCAGGTAA
- the LOC119661752 gene encoding N-acetylglucosamine-1-phosphotransferase subunits alpha/beta: MNFAAVARQQKCYQDSPAASKMRVKFLQRLIRDNATTFRSKRLWFLIIAVTVFAWRKRPNIFSAEPVDQAACCEPIDVVYTWVNGSDPEFIKSIQKFTPDYDQARFDDKNELKYSLRSLEAFAPWVRHVYIVTNGQIPYWLNMACERVTIISHAQIAPENTLLPTFSSSTIETFIHRIPSLSKKFLYLNDDIFLGAPLYPEDLFTSSEGTRVYTAWTVPDCTLGCPWVYVGDGSCDAICNIEECQFDGGDCQDHVDYYDDETSTSTTPKVVYEVPKLVPKNNITSLSVRYVAKHRKPRNFDELLKKHPPNNTELKSFVDQFNNNQKRQHSKATPTTEAAQISSSKDIYAQNLIHTNRILNSFYGYRSRKVLAHVGFLLDRDYVDELLKRFYPHFELTANNRFRHPQDVQFAFAYYHFLMSEARKLTVSEIFDELDTDNSSTWSDREIRTLLARIYPLPLDWAIVRYFEQIVVNCSRELGEDREDNVQYTTLVYERYEDSNIPRVTKRLVTQCSPLTEVLLNNFSERPKYKFNVNQKTGMYSNFKMLTSNMSEVVDALDELRKNPKKFNCINDNLDPAYPDENQLIKLILEDFYLSFFPRRSQFELPDNLRNRFTHIDDYLAWKQGREFVMFILYVFSAIMCAMGLKYFCCHKAKYARKFIPYKCCDI; the protein is encoded by the exons ATGAATTTCGCAGCCGTTGCACGTCAACAAAAATGCTACCAAGATTCGCCGGCTGCATCGAAAATGCGAGTGAAGTTCCTGCAACGCTTGATTCGTGACAACGCAACCACATTCCGGAGCAAGCGCCTGTGGTTCCTGATAATCGCGGTGACCGTTTTCGCCTGGCGGAAG AGACCAAATATTTTCTCCGCCGAGCCGGTCGACCAGGCCGCCTGCTGCGAGCCCATTGACGTGGTCTACACCTGGGTGAACGGGTCCGACCCGGAGTTTATCAAATCAATCCAGAAATTCACGCCGGATTACGACCAGGCACGGTTCGACGATAAAAATGAGCTCAAATATTCGCTGCGGTCGCTGGAGGCGTTTGCACCGTGGGTCCGGCACGTCTACATCGTAACCAACGGGCAGATCCCGTACTGGCTGAACATGGCCTGCGAAAGGGTCACTATAATTTCGCACGCTCAAATCGCCCCCGAGAACACTCTGCTTCCGACATTCTCCAGCTCCACGATTGAAACGTTCATTCACCGCATTCCAAGTCTTTCCAAAAAGTTTCTGTACCTGAACGACGATATCTTCCTGGGCGCCCCGCTCTACCCTGAAGACCTCTTTACAAGCTCCGAAGGGACGAGAGTGTACACGGCGTGGACCGTGCCGGACTGCACGCTGGGCTGCCCCTGGGTTTACGTTGGAGACGGATCGTGCGACGCGATCTGCAACATTGAAGAGTGTCAGTTCGATGGCGGTGACTGCCAGGACCACGTGGACTATTATGACGACGAGACCTCCACATCGACGACCCCGAAAGTTGTCTACGAGGTCCCGAAACTTGTCCCCAAAAACAACATAACTTCGCTGAGCGTTCGTTATGTAGCCAAGCACCGCAAACCTCGCAACTTTGACGAGCTCCTGAAGAAGCACCCGCCCAACAACACCGAGCTCAAATCGTTCGTCGACCAATTCAACAATAACCAAAAACGCCAACATTCCAAAGCGACCCCCACCACTGAGGCTGCTCAGATTTCATCCTCGAAGGACATCTACGCCCAGAATCTGATCCACACCAACAGAATATTGAACAGTTTTTATGGATATCGGTCCCGCAAAGTCCTGGCGCACGTCGGCTTTCTTCTGGATCGCGACTATGTCGACGAATTATTAAAACGGTTTTATCCACATTTCGAATTGACGGCAAACAACCGTTTCCGCCATCCGCAGGATGTGCAGTTCGCTTTTGCTtattatcattttttgatgAGTGAAGCTCGCAAACTGACCGTTTCGGAGATATTTGACGAACTGGACACTGACAACTCGTCAACGTGGTCCGACAGAGAGATTCGGACCCTGCTGGCCAGGATATATCCACTCCCGTTGGACTGGGCGATTGTGagatatttcgagcaaattgtGGTGAATTGCTCGAGGGAATTGGGCGAGGATCGGGAGGATAATGTCCAATACACCACGCTGGTGTATGAGCGGTACGAGGATTCAAACATT CCACGGGTAACAAAACGACTTGTTACTCAATGTTCGCCATTAACTGAAGTCCTTCTAAACAACTTTAGTGAAcgccccaaatacaaattcaacgtTAACCAGAAGACTGGGATGTACAGCAATTTTAAAATGCTCACATCAAATATGTCGGAAGTTGTGGACGCGCTTGATGAACTACGTAAAAATCCAAA AAAATTCAACTGCATCAACGACAATCTTGATCCAGCATACCCAGACGAGAATCAACTTATCAAATTGATCCTTGAGGACTTCTACCTGTCGTTCTTCCCGCGTCGCAGCCAGTTCGAGCTTCCCGACAATTTACGTAATCGTTTTACACATATTGACGACTACCTGGCCTGGAAACAAGGCAGAGAATTTGTCATGTTTATTTTGTATGTGTTCAGTGCCATTATGTGTGCTATgggattgaaatatttttgttgtCATAAAGCGAAATATGCCCGGAAATTTATTCCTTATAAATGTTGTGATATTTAA
- the LOC119657909 gene encoding V-type proton ATPase subunit S1, translating into MARFPIILALVCAISGAFAATVPVVMWGPGSKLTSALNGNPESDLIDAVVDSSLTLAFAEDRLTAEDISQCKDESRKSCFNYLSGLSSKSYVQVSQPIERIEETLGEVRYVYVDKDGQLDSEIPLKESKVVIVSLALDPELSREENLVKHDGYIKKIYNNVISAAGDANVVALYTGKSSGSLVRKARQVSSTAAPASSSTAAPVSTSTTASSGSVPMESSNGTILQAPEILMYFTNLTFTDKDTKVLTVKSLSVSKTSDESRFTVTMVTQDDTIKFNVTNGADGYWSVTDVEYGKYDNFVTDRTVGAADGFSYYCGPPTKYTLQAGQALTWTKWQIQPNFSTNPQINKFNDPYNCVGFTSIPIWSGLLVTVILLAIMSIGVTWLMDIRTMDRFDDPKGKTITVNTAE; encoded by the exons ATGGCCCGTTTCCCCATTATCCTAGCACTTGTATGTGCAATTTCGGGGGCGTTTGCTGCCACAGTGCCGGTTGTAATGTGGGGTCCTGGCAG CAAATTAACATCCGCCTTGAATGGGAATCCCGAAAGTGATCTAATCGACGCGGTTGTGGATAGCTCGTTGACTTTGGCCTTCGCGGAAGACAGG CTTACTGCGGAAGATATTTCACAGTGCAAGGACGAGTCGAGGAAGTCGTGCTTCAATTACTTGTCTGGATTGAGTTCCAAGTCGTATGTGCAAGTTTCGCAGCCAATCGAGCGGATCGAGGAGACCCTGGGGGAGGTGAGGTACGTGTACGTCGACAAGGACGGCCAATTGGATTCGGAAATTCCATTGAAGGAATCTAAGGTGGTGATCGTTTCCTTGGCGTTGGACCCAGAGCTGAGCCGAGAGGAGAATCTGGTGAAACATG ATGGCTACATCAAGAAAATCTACAACAATGTCATATCAGCCGCCGGTGATGCCAACGTCGTCGCTCTTTACACGGGAAAATCATCTGGTAGCTTAGTACGTAAAGCTCGTCAGGTATCTTCAACAGCAGCTCCCGCCAGCTCATCAACTGCAGCCCCAGTCAGCACATCAACAACTGCATCATCCGGTTCAGTTCCCATGGAATCCTCAAATGGAACTATTTTGCAAGCCCCGGAAATCCTCATGTACTTCACCAATCTTACATTTACTGACAAGGATACGAAAGTCCTTACAGTTAAGTCCCTTTCCGTTTCCAAAACAAGCGATGAGAGCAGATTCACGGTAACAATGGTCACACAAGACGACAcaattaaattcaatgtaacCAATGGAGCTGACGGCTATTGGTCAGTGACTGACGTCGAATACGGCAAATACGATAATTTTGTAACAGACCGAACAGTCGGAGCGGCTGATGGATTCAGCTACTACTGCGGTCCACCCACCAAATATACCTTGCAAGCAGGACAAGCATTGACCTGGACCAAGTGGCAAATACAACCCAACTTCTCGACTAACCCGCAAATCAACAAATTCAATGATCCCTACAATTGCGTTGGATTCACTTCCATTCCGATTTGGTCTGGGCTGCTGGTGACTGTTATTCTTCTGGCGATCATGAGCATAGGCGTAACCTGGTTGATGGACATCAGGACTATGGATCGATTCGATGATCCTAAGGGAAAGACTATCACTGTTAATACCGCGGAATAA